One segment of Nocardia farcinica DNA contains the following:
- a CDS encoding ArsR/SmtB family transcription factor, which yields MPKSKLVVTPVQACSAAPLVREPLSEPHAVELASVFKALSDPVRLRLLSAIASRESQEACVCDLSAGIELTQPTISHHLKVLREAGLLDSERRASWVYYRVVPEALQRLSEVLFVESGTAIGAPA from the coding sequence ATGCCGAAGTCGAAGTTGGTGGTGACGCCTGTGCAGGCGTGCTCGGCCGCGCCCCTGGTGCGCGAGCCGCTGTCCGAACCCCACGCCGTCGAGCTGGCCAGCGTGTTCAAAGCACTCTCGGACCCGGTTCGGCTGCGACTGCTCAGCGCCATCGCCTCGCGCGAGAGCCAGGAAGCCTGCGTGTGCGACCTGTCCGCGGGCATCGAGTTGACCCAGCCGACCATCTCCCATCACCTCAAGGTGCTGCGCGAAGCCGGGCTGCTCGACAGCGAACGCCGCGCCTCTTGGGTGTACTACCGCGTCGTCCCCGAAGCGCTGCAACGGCTTTCGGAAGTCCTGTTCGTGGAGAGCGGCACCGCGATCGGAGCCCCCGCATGA
- a CDS encoding DEAD/DEAH box helicase — protein sequence MGSVHEVIEAFRQAPSNSERGTKFEQLMVRYFELDPMLAQQYDKVWRWTDWPDRAGKPDTGIDLVARERDTGALTAIQCKFYEPTHVLAKGDIDSFFTASGKKPFTNRVIISTTDRWGRNAEDALQDQTIPVQRIGLAEIAESPIDWDIAWPAGELQVSLSEAKRHEPRLHQAQAIDAVFNGFAAGHDRGKLIMACGTGKTFTALKIAERTAVENGGNARILFAVPSISLLSQTLREWTAQTQLDLRAFAVCSDNKVSRSAEDVSVHDVAIPVTTSSAVLAAEMERRRHAAGLTVVFTTYQSLPAVAGAQAEHGVEPFDLVICDEAHRTTGVTLVGDDESNFVRVHDGDYLKAQRRLYMTATPRIFDETVKDKAAEHSAELSSMDDETRYGPEFHRLSFGEAVERGLLTDYKVIVLTVDEDLVAAPLQQQLAGQFSELRLDDASKIVGCWNGLAKRAGKTPDGVGFPPGQPPMKRAVVFAKDIAASKQVAEVFPAVVDAYRELLADREDDGHEVASTNLDLSCSVHHVDGTFNALQRNAELAWLKAPVPEGECRILTNARCLSEGVDVPALDAVMFLNPRNSVVDVVQSVGRVMRKADGKDYGYIILPVAVPAGVSPAKALSDNTRFKVVWQVLNALRAHDDRFNAMVNSIALNTSSDVQKTGKGSDMLMGGHIGPVTDDHETLSDSTTNHGDNAAEGSPAPDEGAQMAQQMALFSLSEWQEAIVARIVDKVGTRAYWEDWAADVADIANTLITRIRALLAGASPEVAAEFEKFVQGLRDNLNDSISREDAISMLAQHLITKPVFDALFAEHDFASHNPVSRVMQAMVGTLDGSGLEAETIKLEGFYASVRVRAAEVTTADGKQKVIAELYEKFFRLGFRKQSEALGIVYTPVEVVDFILHAADQASRDAFGRGLTDQDVHILDPFTGTGTFLTRLLQSGLITPKDLARKYAGELHANEIMLLAYYIAAVNIETTYHALTGKEAAAEYSPFEGIVLADTFQITENGDSLDSMIFPQNNERITRQNATPINVVIGNPPYSVGQNSANDLNANISYPTLDARIADTYAKHSTATNKNSLYDSYLRAFRWATDRIGNKGIVAFVSNGGWIDGNTAAGLRLSLADEYSRIYVYNLRGNQRTAGELSRKEGGKIFGSGSRNTVAIFIGIKNPDHTGPCEIYYRDIGDYLTREDKLRIIAEGTLTSIDWQTITPNTHGDWANQRNDEYQAWPAIGEKNASREQVTVFSNFSRGLETTRDAWVYNYSRTNLAANVQRLIGNYNDQHIPFADYCRTAGVTRPNEAAVTDYLTANPTAAQADYIKWSRSLRTHLARRTQVTYRTEGHTVSLYRPFAKQHTYFDKHLNHERSQLPSMFPTPHHKNLGFYQVGNGSAVPFSVLMLNMLPDLHVTGAGSGGQFFPRWTYEKVVTPEGELDFGAATSSDIDDYGFRRIDNITDGILKLYRDALDDKVSKDDIFYYVYGQLHDPTYRQTYAADLKKMLPHIPTPTSRERFEQLADAGRQLADLHTGYETVEPYNLDIQVRAADPEDRQTWRVSKMKWGKKKHPETGKNVEDRTTIVYNPKVTITGIPDDADRYVLGSRSALAWIIERYQVKTDPASGIVNDPNDWCDEHDDPTYIVDLIKRVTTVAVETMRIVDSLG from the coding sequence ATGGGTTCTGTTCACGAGGTCATCGAGGCGTTCCGGCAGGCGCCGTCGAACTCGGAGCGGGGCACCAAGTTCGAGCAGTTGATGGTCCGCTACTTCGAGTTGGACCCGATGCTGGCCCAGCAGTACGACAAGGTGTGGCGGTGGACCGACTGGCCCGACCGGGCAGGAAAACCGGATACCGGGATCGATCTGGTCGCCCGGGAGCGTGATACCGGGGCGTTGACGGCGATCCAGTGCAAGTTTTACGAACCCACTCATGTGCTGGCCAAGGGCGATATCGACTCGTTCTTCACCGCTTCGGGGAAGAAGCCGTTCACCAACCGGGTGATCATCTCCACCACCGACCGGTGGGGCCGCAACGCCGAGGACGCCCTGCAGGATCAGACGATCCCGGTGCAGCGGATCGGGCTGGCCGAGATCGCGGAGTCCCCGATCGACTGGGACATCGCCTGGCCGGCTGGTGAGCTGCAGGTCAGCCTGTCGGAGGCCAAGCGCCACGAGCCCCGCCTGCATCAGGCCCAGGCCATCGACGCCGTCTTCAACGGTTTCGCCGCCGGCCACGACCGGGGCAAGCTGATCATGGCGTGCGGGACCGGCAAGACGTTCACGGCGTTGAAGATCGCCGAACGCACCGCCGTCGAGAACGGCGGCAACGCGCGGATTCTGTTCGCGGTGCCGTCGATCTCGCTGCTGTCGCAAACGTTGCGGGAGTGGACGGCCCAGACCCAGCTGGATCTGCGGGCGTTCGCTGTGTGCTCGGACAATAAGGTCTCCCGCTCGGCCGAGGACGTCTCGGTCCACGACGTCGCGATCCCGGTGACCACGAGCTCGGCGGTCCTGGCTGCGGAGATGGAGCGCCGCCGCCATGCGGCGGGGTTGACGGTGGTGTTCACCACCTACCAGTCCCTGCCCGCCGTGGCCGGCGCGCAGGCTGAGCATGGGGTGGAGCCGTTCGATCTGGTGATCTGCGACGAGGCGCACCGCACCACCGGTGTCACCCTGGTCGGCGATGACGAGTCGAACTTCGTGCGCGTGCACGACGGCGACTATCTGAAGGCGCAGCGGCGGCTGTATATGACGGCCACGCCGCGGATCTTCGACGAGACCGTCAAGGACAAGGCCGCCGAACATTCCGCGGAGCTGTCGTCGATGGACGACGAAACCCGCTACGGGCCCGAGTTCCACCGCCTGTCGTTCGGGGAAGCGGTCGAGCGGGGTTTGCTCACCGATTACAAGGTGATCGTGCTGACCGTCGACGAAGACCTCGTCGCCGCGCCCTTGCAGCAGCAGCTGGCCGGGCAGTTCAGCGAGCTGCGCCTCGATGACGCCTCCAAGATCGTCGGCTGCTGGAACGGGCTGGCCAAACGCGCCGGGAAAACCCCCGACGGGGTGGGGTTCCCGCCGGGGCAGCCGCCGATGAAGCGGGCCGTGGTGTTCGCCAAGGACATCGCCGCCTCCAAACAGGTCGCCGAAGTCTTCCCCGCGGTGGTGGATGCCTACCGGGAGCTGCTCGCCGACCGCGAGGACGACGGCCATGAGGTCGCATCAACCAACCTGGACCTGTCCTGCTCGGTTCACCATGTCGACGGCACGTTCAATGCGCTGCAGCGCAACGCCGAACTCGCCTGGTTGAAGGCGCCGGTGCCGGAGGGTGAGTGCCGGATCCTGACCAACGCTCGCTGCCTGTCCGAGGGCGTGGATGTGCCGGCGCTGGATGCGGTGATGTTCCTCAACCCCCGCAACTCCGTCGTCGACGTCGTGCAGTCCGTCGGGCGGGTGATGCGTAAGGCCGACGGCAAGGACTACGGCTACATCATCCTGCCCGTCGCCGTGCCCGCCGGTGTCTCACCCGCGAAGGCCTTGTCGGACAACACCCGCTTCAAGGTGGTCTGGCAGGTCCTCAACGCCCTGCGCGCCCACGACGACCGGTTCAACGCGATGGTCAACTCCATCGCCCTCAACACCAGCAGCGACGTCCAGAAAACCGGCAAAGGCAGCGACATGCTGATGGGCGGGCACATCGGGCCCGTCACCGACGACCACGAAACTCTCTCCGACAGCACCACCAACCACGGCGACAACGCAGCGGAGGGGAGTCCGGCGCCGGACGAGGGTGCCCAGATGGCGCAGCAGATGGCGTTGTTCTCCCTGTCGGAATGGCAGGAAGCGATCGTGGCGCGCATCGTCGACAAGGTCGGCACCCGCGCCTACTGGGAAGACTGGGCCGCCGACGTCGCCGACATCGCCAACACCCTCATCACCCGCATCCGCGCCCTGCTCGCCGGCGCCTCCCCCGAGGTCGCCGCGGAGTTCGAGAAGTTCGTCCAAGGCCTGCGCGACAACCTCAACGACTCCATCAGCCGTGAGGACGCGATCAGCATGCTGGCCCAGCATCTGATCACCAAACCCGTCTTCGACGCCTTGTTCGCCGAGCACGACTTCGCCTCCCACAACCCGGTCTCCCGGGTGATGCAGGCCATGGTCGGCACCCTCGACGGCTCCGGCCTGGAAGCCGAAACCATCAAGCTCGAAGGGTTCTACGCCTCGGTGCGGGTCCGCGCCGCCGAGGTCACCACCGCCGACGGCAAGCAGAAGGTCATCGCCGAGCTCTACGAGAAGTTCTTCCGGCTGGGCTTCCGCAAACAATCCGAAGCCCTCGGCATCGTCTACACCCCCGTCGAGGTCGTCGACTTCATCCTCCACGCCGCCGACCAAGCCTCCCGCGACGCGTTCGGGCGCGGCCTCACCGATCAAGACGTCCACATCCTCGACCCCTTCACCGGCACCGGCACCTTCCTGACCCGGCTACTGCAATCCGGACTCATCACCCCGAAGGATCTGGCCCGCAAATACGCTGGTGAGCTGCACGCCAACGAGATCATGCTCCTGGCCTACTACATCGCCGCGGTCAACATCGAAACCACCTACCACGCCCTCACCGGCAAAGAAGCAGCCGCCGAGTACAGCCCGTTCGAAGGCATCGTCCTCGCCGACACCTTCCAGATCACCGAGAACGGCGACAGCCTGGATTCGATGATCTTCCCCCAGAACAACGAACGCATCACCCGCCAGAACGCCACCCCGATCAACGTCGTCATCGGCAACCCGCCCTACTCGGTCGGGCAGAACTCCGCCAACGACCTCAACGCCAACATCTCCTACCCCACCCTCGACGCCCGGATCGCCGACACCTACGCCAAACACTCCACAGCGACAAACAAGAACAGCCTCTACGACTCCTACCTGCGCGCCTTCCGATGGGCCACCGACCGCATCGGCAACAAAGGCATCGTCGCCTTCGTCTCCAACGGCGGCTGGATCGACGGCAACACCGCGGCGGGACTTCGCCTGTCGCTGGCCGACGAATACTCCCGCATCTACGTCTACAACCTGCGCGGCAACCAACGCACCGCGGGCGAACTGTCCCGTAAAGAGGGCGGCAAGATCTTCGGCTCCGGCAGCCGCAACACCGTTGCCATCTTCATCGGCATCAAGAACCCCGACCACACCGGGCCCTGCGAGATCTACTACCGCGACATCGGCGACTACCTCACCCGCGAAGACAAACTTCGCATCATCGCCGAGGGCACCCTCACCAGCATCGACTGGCAGACCATCACCCCCAACACCCACGGCGACTGGGCCAACCAACGCAACGACGAGTACCAGGCCTGGCCAGCCATCGGGGAGAAAAACGCCTCCCGGGAACAGGTCACCGTCTTCTCCAACTTCTCCCGCGGGCTTGAGACGACCAGGGATGCGTGGGTGTACAACTACTCGCGTACCAATCTGGCCGCGAACGTGCAGCGGCTCATCGGCAACTACAACGACCAGCACATCCCGTTCGCTGACTACTGCCGTACCGCAGGGGTCACCCGGCCGAACGAAGCCGCCGTCACGGACTACCTGACCGCCAACCCAACTGCAGCGCAGGCTGACTACATCAAGTGGTCGCGCAGTCTCCGCACCCACCTTGCCCGTCGCACGCAGGTCACATACCGGACCGAAGGCCATACCGTCAGCCTCTACCGGCCTTTCGCTAAACAGCACACCTACTTCGACAAGCACCTCAACCATGAGCGGTCGCAGCTCCCGTCGATGTTCCCGACCCCGCATCACAAAAATCTTGGCTTTTACCAGGTGGGGAATGGCTCCGCTGTGCCGTTCTCGGTGCTCATGCTCAACATGCTTCCTGATCTCCATGTCACAGGAGCGGGAAGCGGTGGTCAGTTCTTCCCCCGTTGGACCTACGAGAAGGTCGTCACCCCCGAGGGGGAGCTCGACTTCGGTGCCGCGACGAGCAGCGATATCGATGACTACGGCTTCCGCAGAATCGACAACATCACCGACGGGATCCTCAAGCTGTATCGCGATGCGCTCGACGACAAGGTCAGCAAGGATGACATCTTCTACTACGTCTACGGCCAGCTCCACGATCCGACCTACCGGCAGACCTACGCCGCAGACCTGAAGAAGATGCTGCCGCACATCCCCACCCCGACCTCACGGGAGCGGTTCGAGCAACTCGCCGATGCCGGCCGCCAGCTGGCGGACCTGCACACCGGCTACGAGACCGTGGAGCCGTACAACCTCGACATACAGGTCAGAGCCGCTGATCCGGAAGATCGGCAGACGTGGCGGGTGTCGAAGATGAAGTGGGGCAAGAAGAAACATCCCGAGACCGGCAAGAACGTCGAGGACCGCACCACCATCGTGTACAACCCCAAGGTCACCATCACCGGCATCCCGGATGACGCCGACCGCTACGTGCTCGGATCCCGGTCGGCGTTGGCGTGGATCATCGAGCGCTACCAGGTCAAGACCGACCCGGCGTCGGGAATTGTCAACGATCCCAACGACTGGTGTGACGAACACGACGATCCAACTTACATCGTCGACCTGATCAAACGGGTGACGACGGTCGCGGTCGAGACGATGAGGATCGTGGATTCGCTTGGGTGA
- a CDS encoding tyrosine-type recombinase/integrase — protein sequence MGAKTADIDDETTLPLAVHIEQFLTDLANANRPTNTLRAYRGDLTGFAEHVDGGLDGVTVAAVRGFLSGIADLAPATRKRKRAAVAAFCRWAVRHDLLAANPMDKVDTITVPKTLPRPAPAADIAKVFAAICARRPRKDVALDVLRDRVLFETAYVCGARASEVCELYVEDFDLRLDDEHVRLHGKGGTVRTVLLDDRGYVAMLRLYLDRTGYTAGPMFRASINGRGGPLSYSAAHHRWSRYCAAAGVDIDIHQLRHSHATELINAGVSIEVVRKRLGHASTETTQIYALLADQVADTEIRAARRRRDASRR from the coding sequence ATGGGCGCGAAGACGGCCGACATCGACGACGAGACGACACTGCCCTTGGCGGTGCACATCGAGCAGTTCCTCACCGACCTCGCCAACGCCAACCGGCCCACCAACACCCTGCGCGCCTACCGCGGCGACCTCACCGGCTTCGCCGAACACGTCGACGGCGGCCTCGACGGCGTGACGGTGGCGGCGGTGCGCGGGTTCCTGTCGGGGATCGCGGATCTCGCGCCGGCAACCCGCAAGCGCAAGCGGGCCGCGGTCGCCGCGTTCTGCCGGTGGGCCGTTCGCCACGACCTGCTGGCCGCGAATCCGATGGACAAGGTCGACACCATCACCGTCCCCAAGACCCTGCCCCGCCCGGCCCCGGCGGCCGACATCGCCAAGGTCTTCGCCGCGATCTGCGCTCGCCGGCCCCGCAAAGATGTCGCCCTCGACGTGCTGCGGGACCGGGTGCTGTTCGAAACCGCCTACGTCTGCGGCGCCCGCGCCAGCGAGGTCTGCGAGCTGTATGTCGAGGACTTCGACCTCCGGCTGGACGACGAACACGTCCGGCTACACGGCAAGGGCGGCACCGTACGCACCGTCCTGCTCGACGACCGCGGCTACGTCGCCATGCTCCGGCTCTACCTCGACCGCACCGGCTACACCGCCGGACCCATGTTCCGCGCCAGCATCAACGGCCGCGGCGGCCCGCTCTCCTACTCCGCGGCGCATCACCGGTGGAGCCGCTACTGCGCCGCGGCCGGGGTGGACATCGACATCCACCAGCTCCGGCACTCCCACGCCACCGAACTCATCAACGCCGGCGTCTCCATCGAAGTCGTCCGCAAACGCCTCGGCCACGCCTCCACCGAAACCACCCAGATCTACGCCCTGCTCGCCGACCAAGTCGCCGACACCGAAATCCGCGCTGCCCGGCGCCGGCGCGATGCCAGCCGCCGATAA
- a CDS encoding PPOX class F420-dependent oxidoreductase has protein sequence MTAITTLSDELKTYIDEAKVFATVATNGPGGQPHLTVVWLARDGDDLLFSTTVDRQQGKNLAADPRVTVLINPPEKPYVYAEIRGTATLTPDPDRTLPDQLSLKYTGQRYAEFNPASAQDGDRIVVRVTPRKVVGRL, from the coding sequence GTGACCGCTATCACGACGCTCTCCGACGAGCTGAAGACCTACATCGACGAGGCGAAGGTGTTCGCCACCGTGGCCACGAACGGGCCCGGCGGCCAGCCCCACCTGACCGTGGTCTGGCTGGCCCGCGACGGCGACGACCTGCTGTTCTCCACGACCGTGGACCGGCAGCAGGGCAAGAACCTCGCCGCCGACCCCCGGGTGACCGTGTTGATCAACCCACCCGAGAAGCCCTACGTCTACGCCGAGATCCGCGGCACCGCCACCCTCACCCCCGACCCGGATCGGACGCTGCCCGACCAGCTCTCGCTGAAGTACACCGGGCAGCGCTACGCCGAGTTCAACCCGGCCTCGGCCCAGGACGGCGACCGGATCGTCGTGCGGGTCACCCCGCGCAAGGTGGTCGGCCGCCTCTGA
- the yaaA gene encoding peroxide stress protein YaaA, protein MLVLLPPSETKSDGGPAGPLDLDALAMPQLTPVRAALVDHLIALAADPEGSRAALGLGKGAEAEIARNAALRTSPTRPALERYTGVLYDALDARSFTRTQRDKARARLAIGSALFGVVRAGDLIPAYRLSGGSKLPGLPTLSAMWRDVLPDALTAEAAGELVVDLRSGVYQQLGRVPGAITATVLTEHPDGSRTVVSHFNKHHKGLLARALVLTRAEPTDVRGLARVAAKSGLRVEIASPTELLVLT, encoded by the coding sequence GTGCTGGTGCTGCTGCCTCCTTCCGAAACCAAGTCCGACGGTGGTCCCGCCGGTCCGCTCGACCTCGACGCGCTGGCGATGCCCCAGCTCACGCCGGTGCGGGCCGCGCTGGTCGACCACCTGATCGCGCTGGCCGCCGACCCCGAGGGCAGCCGCGCCGCGCTCGGGCTCGGCAAGGGCGCCGAGGCCGAGATCGCCCGCAACGCCGCACTGCGCACCTCCCCCACCCGGCCCGCGCTCGAGCGCTACACCGGCGTCCTCTACGACGCGCTGGACGCGCGATCGTTCACCCGCACCCAACGGGACAAGGCCCGTGCCCGACTGGCGATCGGTTCCGCGTTGTTCGGCGTGGTGCGGGCCGGTGACCTCATCCCCGCCTACCGGCTCTCCGGCGGCTCGAAACTGCCCGGCCTGCCGACGCTTTCGGCGATGTGGCGCGACGTGCTGCCGGACGCGTTGACCGCGGAGGCCGCCGGCGAGCTCGTGGTCGACCTGCGCTCGGGCGTCTATCAACAGCTGGGCCGGGTACCGGGCGCGATCACCGCCACCGTGCTCACCGAGCACCCGGACGGTTCCCGCACCGTGGTCAGCCACTTCAACAAGCACCACAAGGGCCTGCTGGCGCGCGCGCTGGTGCTCACCCGCGCCGAGCCCACCGACGTGCGCGGCCTGGCCAGGGTCGCGGCCAAGTCCGGGTTGCGGGTGGAAATCGCCTCGCCGACCGAACTTCTCGTGCTGACCTGA
- a CDS encoding proline--tRNA ligase: protein MITRLSHLFLRTLRDDPADAEVPSHKLLVRAGYVRRVAPGVYSWLPLGLRVLRKVEDVVRAEMNAIGGQEISLPALLPRDPYETTNRWTEYGDSLFRLHDRKGADYLLGPTHEELFALTVKGEYNSYKDLPVTLYQIQTKYRDEERPRAGILRGREFVMKDSYSFDLDEDGLKASYNAHREAYQRIFDRLGVKYVIVAATSGAMGGSASEEFLADSPVGEDTYVICRESGYAANVEAVVTPAPEPQPIEGRPAAVVHDTPDTPTIASLVEWANAAGIAEQFGRPVTAADTLKNVMVKLRHPDGKTEIVGVGVPGDREVDDKRLGASVEPAEVELLTDADFAANPFLVKGYIGPKALQENGIRYLVDPRVGTGTAWITGADSPGKHVVGLIAGRDFTPDGTIEAAEVRDGDPSPDGRGTLEAARGIEIGHIFQLGYKYTDAFEVDVLGENGKPVRLIMGSYGIGVSRMVAVIAEQQHDEKGLRWPAAVAPFDVHVVVANKDEAARSGAEQVVAGLDAQGLDVLFDDRTASPGVKFKDAELLGMPWVVVIGRGWADGTVELRNRFTGEAENVPAAEAVATVVARIRG from the coding sequence GTGATCACCCGCCTCTCCCACCTGTTCCTGCGTACCCTGCGCGACGACCCCGCCGACGCCGAGGTGCCCAGTCACAAACTGCTGGTCCGCGCCGGGTACGTGCGCCGTGTCGCCCCGGGTGTGTATTCGTGGCTGCCGCTGGGGCTACGGGTGCTGCGCAAGGTCGAGGATGTCGTGCGGGCGGAGATGAACGCCATCGGCGGCCAGGAGATCTCGCTGCCCGCGCTGCTGCCGCGCGACCCCTACGAGACCACCAACCGCTGGACCGAATACGGCGACAGCCTGTTCCGGCTGCACGATCGCAAGGGCGCGGACTACCTGCTCGGCCCCACCCACGAGGAGCTGTTCGCGCTCACCGTGAAGGGTGAGTACAACTCCTACAAGGATCTGCCGGTCACGCTGTACCAGATCCAGACCAAGTACCGCGACGAGGAGCGGCCGCGCGCGGGGATCCTGCGCGGGCGCGAGTTCGTCATGAAGGACTCCTACTCCTTCGATCTGGACGAGGACGGGCTGAAGGCGAGCTACAACGCGCATCGCGAGGCCTACCAGCGCATCTTCGACCGGCTCGGCGTCAAGTACGTGATCGTGGCGGCCACCTCCGGCGCGATGGGCGGCAGCGCCTCCGAGGAGTTCCTGGCCGACAGTCCGGTCGGCGAGGACACCTACGTCATCTGCCGCGAGTCCGGCTACGCGGCGAATGTGGAGGCGGTGGTCACGCCCGCGCCCGAACCGCAGCCGATCGAGGGCAGGCCCGCCGCGGTCGTGCACGACACCCCCGACACCCCCACCATCGCGTCGCTGGTCGAGTGGGCCAACGCCGCGGGCATCGCCGAGCAGTTCGGGCGTCCGGTCACCGCCGCCGACACGCTCAAGAACGTGATGGTCAAGCTGCGCCACCCGGACGGCAAGACCGAGATCGTCGGCGTCGGCGTGCCCGGCGACCGCGAGGTGGACGACAAGCGGCTCGGCGCTTCCGTCGAGCCCGCCGAGGTGGAACTGCTCACCGACGCCGACTTCGCCGCCAATCCCTTCCTGGTGAAGGGCTACATCGGCCCGAAGGCGTTGCAGGAGAACGGCATCCGCTACCTCGTCGATCCGCGGGTCGGCACCGGCACCGCCTGGATCACCGGCGCGGACAGCCCGGGCAAGCACGTGGTCGGCTTGATCGCGGGCCGCGACTTCACCCCCGACGGCACCATCGAGGCCGCCGAGGTCCGCGACGGCGACCCGTCGCCGGACGGGCGCGGCACCCTGGAGGCGGCGCGCGGCATCGAGATCGGCCACATCTTCCAGCTCGGCTACAAGTACACCGACGCGTTCGAGGTCGACGTGCTCGGTGAGAACGGCAAGCCGGTGCGGCTCATCATGGGCTCCTACGGCATCGGCGTCTCCCGCATGGTCGCGGTGATCGCCGAGCAGCAGCACGACGAGAAGGGCCTGCGCTGGCCCGCCGCGGTCGCACCGTTCGACGTGCACGTGGTCGTCGCGAACAAGGACGAGGCCGCCCGCTCCGGCGCCGAGCAGGTGGTGGCCGGACTGGACGCGCAGGGGCTGGACGTGCTGTTCGACGACCGCACCGCCTCGCCCGGGGTGAAGTTCAAGGACGCCGAACTGCTCGGCATGCCGTGGGTGGTGGTGATCGGCCGTGGCTGGGCCGACGGCACGGTGGAGTTGCGCAACCGTTTCACCGGCGAGGCCGAGAACGTGCCCGCCGCGGAGGCGGTGGCGACGGTGGTCGCGCGGATCCGCGGCTGA